ATACCAATTTAATATGAAGCTGCATAGAATAGGGCTTCAAGAATAAACTTGTAAGATGACAACGAACTAATTTGCTCAGGAGTGATTTTTTCAAGAACTTGTTTCAATCGCTCTCGTAATTGCTCAAGTGTTGTAAAAACCTCTCCAACAAGTTCCTTTTTGATATATTCCCAGACCCTTTCAATTGGATTAAGTTCTGGACTATGTGAAGGTTGACAGACAGGAATTAAATTTTCTGGCCATGAGAGTTCATTAGTGGTATGAGCACCCGCTCTATCCATGTGAATGATGGCTATATCTTCACCCAATTGTAGAGAAAGAGCGTCAATAAATTTCTGAAAATCTTCTCCGTTAAGATGAGCGTATTCTTGGCAAAAATGCCAGCCACTCAATGGTTCGACTACCCCATACAACCAAAAATTTTCACGTTTCCTAAGGAGGGGAGCAACTGGTTTTACACCCCTGGCTGTAATTAATTTTCCTGTCAATGTTTTTAATCCCAACCGGGTTTCATCTTGGGACAAATATCGTAG
This is a stretch of genomic DNA from Blastocatellia bacterium. It encodes these proteins:
- a CDS encoding IS630 family transposase, with the translated sequence MGLKTLTGKLITARGVKPVAPLLRKRENFWLYGVVEPLSGWHFCQEYAHLNGEDFQKFIDALSLQLGEDIAIIHMDRAGAHTTNELSWPENLIPVCQPSHSPELNPIERVWEYIKKELVGEVFTTLEQLRERLKQVLEKITPEQISSLSSYKFILEALFYAASY